A segment of the Paramisgurnus dabryanus chromosome 5, PD_genome_1.1, whole genome shotgun sequence genome:
TTCCAGAAGTTGGAGCTCTCATTACAGCAGCTGTATAGCAGAAATAAAGTTTCGCTCtttgaattttcttttttttcatttgGCAAAAGCTTTTATCCATAGCAAATTACAAATGAGGgagaattttaaaaaattatcttaaggggacatttcacaaaacttttttaagtaaaactttatttatgtcaaataaatctttggtgtccccagagtagaGGTCTTCAAGGAAGACCGAGgacccgacccgagacccgtagacgggtccgggtcggttccGGGTACAGCTTTCAAAATAACAGACAGGTCTGGGGCGGTTCAGTCTTGTACATTCACGGGTCTCTTCGGGTTGAGGTAGGAATTtttggacccgtgaagacctctaccccagagtacgtatgtgaagttttagctcaaaataccatatggataatttattatagcatgttaaaatggacactttgtaggtgcctgcaaaaatgtgccatcttgggtgtgtcctttaaatggaaatgagctgatctctgcactaaatagcagtgtcgtggttggatagtggagATTATGGGGCGGTATtaccccttctgacatcacagggggagccaaatttcaatgacctattttttcacatgcttgaagAGATGgattaccaaaactaagttgatgtgttgatctttttcacattttataggttgatagaagcactggggacccaattaaacatggaaaaagtctgattttcatgatatgttccctttaactctttattggcaagcattttttttataagttgcCAGCCACTGGCaggatttttcatgatttttacaaaagtttaatcccttccaaaaaatgttcttcttaaaatatataaacatacaatatctgctttcaaacaaaaaactttcatccaaccttcattagttctctttttaccacctctcaaatatggttggtttcttcaaaaacacaacattttgagcaaaaacctgagataatttcatttttgtgaaggacttttgatagagatcagattcagagcaatcctcaaacatacacggagttcttacACTTTAACATGAAGGGTTGCTTctgggttgtataagttgcggataATAGCGGTAATGCGGAAAGCCAAAAATACTTGTCATTGGCGaaaaagcgttttctcttaattgacgagttaacttgtcaatgggggGGGAGTTAAGAGCCAACAATAAACATAGTACACAAAGCTTAGTTTACAAGTGTGAGTAGTAATGTAGGAGTGAACAGCAtagaacagtggttcccaacctttttcctTGGGACCCCCCTACATTAATATATGACAATCTGAGCCCCCCAACCCTCTACATGCTTCTTTCCTTTTGATTTTGCCTTTATGTTGACAAGCATGTTGAGATGGAGTGAGCAAAATTATTTTACAGAAGAGAATAtttttttagggatgcaccgatacttgtatcgggtatcggcctcgataccacattttctaaagtactcgttaaaagtcctccgatacctggaatcgatgccacggtctgagaaatgtctatgtttgagcagcgtgtaaggggttaatgcctcttgtgttgtccaaagaggcagagtttacaacaaactggaaaactagtcctttgtttttttttactaaagctgttacctgtaaatttaaatcatgtttttttattaagtactctgtatcggtattggcaagtactgaaatgcaagtactcgtactcgtattccaaaaaagtggtatcggtgcatccctaaatatTTTAACTACCTTGTCTTTGCATTGTAAGCATACATATGcaattttttaagcattttttttattattaaattattattgaaATGTTTTATGCATCTTTATTCGAGCTCAAAGCATATCAGCATGTCTCACTTTCTGACACAGTGCTGTCTAAGAACAATAAACCCATCCACACCACCATCCTCAATCCTCACGTGCACCTGATTGGAGAGGAGGCAGCCTGCATCGCTTACATCCGCCTCACGCAGTACGTGGATGGGCAaggccggccgcgtagcagccAATCAGAGGAGACGAGGGTGTGGCATCGTCGGGACTCCAAGTGGCAGAATGTCCATTTCCACTGTTCGGGAGCTCCAGCTGCTCCTTTACAGTGAAGGTACGTCCTCTCAgaatttttttagtattttttatatttttataatgattttatcatgcattattacttttgaaatatgaaatagTAGGTTAAAACTAGTTGAAAAATAACAATGTATGACATCTAGCCCCATGCTTTCGTATGCATATCTCACTACTACTTAGTCTCTACTTATTTTGCTATAAGCTTAAAGGCGGGATGCACGATTTTTCAGAAAGGCTTTGGAAAAGGATTCGggccaagtaccaaaacacacttgtagccaatcagcagttaAGGGgagtgtctactaaccgacattgttgcctgggttgcgtatgtgtggggtgggtctatcaaaagaaggtccagattctgttggagtaggggcgtgtttgtttaggtgatttcaaatgtcaacattggctttcagagacgTGACTTACTATATTTTTCACAGGTTGAGCTCATTGTAGCCACATCTAACAAGAGTGCCCAACAAGAGAAACGAGAGTGGGAGAGAGGGGGAAGTTGAACAGAGGTTTGGAGCCCAATGATGGGTGGCTGTGAGTCTACAGTCCCTGACCGTCACAAACTGGGTCCAGCCCGCACCTGTCAGTTACATCGCGTCACCCACCAATCACATCTGTGCATTGTTCTGTGTCACTGCCCCATCAACGTCACCCCTTGCTCTTAAGCGTCCTCCCTGTATTTTTCCTTTCTCCCCCCATTGTGCAGATGTGCTGTGTGGAGTCAGACTGTCAGTCTTTGATTTTTATTACGGATGTTAAAGCCTCAGCAAATCGTCTGTGAAAAGCTTTCCGTCGCACCTTTCCGCCAGTGTGAATAACATCCTTTGATACACTGATTCGCCGTCCTTACTtacagtgtgtagatttttgatattattgttattattattattattaatattgttattactgttgttattattaataatacGAAAGCAATTGTATGTGTCACTTATACcaacaacttttttttttggagAGCATGAATTTTTCTGTATATCCACAGCGGAATAGATATTGGCCGCCATTTATGTACAGGCTTTTCGATGTGATTCATTATTGAAAGCTCAAGCTCACATacaacaaatgtgtttgtccaTTTGTGTTCAATCGTTTGTGGACTTACATCGTCTGTGTGGGAATGTTCGGAGCAGAGCCTGATCTAGAACGCTTGGGGTCTCCCACTTTTAGTTACGTCAATATTTCTCATATCTTTAGAACGGATTTGGAATAGCAGAGGAGATTCCTGCCATTCTgcttttttatgaattttgttAAATTGAATGAACAATTCCTGGTTCTTGGTGaaagtctttctttttaacTGATTGGTGAGCTCTTTGGTGACACGGATTGCAACGTTAGTGTTAGTGTAAGCATTACAATAAAGTTTGTTTAACATTTTCCATTATTTTGTTACTTTAGCTGAGCCAGCGAATAGTTGTGTCAGGAAAACTGCTGACCATTTTTAGATTGATGTATTAAATCAGATTTAAAAGCACTTTGTGGTTGTTTCTTGGGTTGAGTCCGAAGTTTGTGTATGGAGAGATGCGGACATCCAAAAACACAATCAGTAAGCGGCTAGTAGATTTGTAGTCATGGTGTAAGGTTAGGATTATTAGAGACCatacaaattatttaaattaggAATTTGGTAAAAACTGCATATCTGGATTTACAGAACATTTTGGAAGTTTTTAGCTGACAGAGTTAAATACTTACGCTCTTGAGTTTTTGCTCTCATGAAATGACATTTATATTTCTGTCGTGACATATGTTGTTAAAAATCAATATAACTCATTCTATTTTTGAgagtttatatatatttttgtttgttgtcaATATGTGTGAGACCATTTAAAGGAGAGTGTGATTTTACATGTAGAAAATGTGTTACCCTGGACAATTTTTAAAGTTTGGATGATGGGCAAAGTGCAAGGTGTTTAAAAAGTCTAGGACGATGTGAATGGGTTCCTTATTCAAAATGGCCAGCAATAGTTTTATATTTCAGAAGATGGAATAGCTTCACAAATCTGTACGTCACACCTCATGCAAGATCTGCTTTTGAAGAGATGGAGGACGGTAAACATGGAGAACATCGTTCTGATGTCACGTGACTTTTGTATTAACCTTGTCTGGAGACCCGCAAACTGTTTGTGTCCTCAGGtcgtatttatttatttgattattttaacacaacttctTAATTTCTTGGTCTCTTTTCGTACACCCACTAGTTTTAAGCCACGTCATATTGGCGATGACTACTGATTTTGTTTGTATTACTATTATTTGAAAGAAACTGTCTAAAAAGCGCATTTAAAGAAGTCTGAATATACATCAATATACAACCGAGTGACCCCTCGAGGCACGTGGACATCCTCGTCTGCTCCAGCGCTCTGCTTTGACAGTCGTCTTGTTCTCAGATGTTTCGTCTTATGTTTTGTCCGACACTAAAAGTGTTGCGAGATTTCATGCGTTTATAAAGTTTCACACTTGTCCGCTcacttaaaaatagacaaaacacaaaaaatcaGCATGTAAAAAGTGTACTGTTCTCTGTGTTTAGCAATGAAAATAACCATGTTATGATGAGTGCACATCACTATTAAAACAGGACACACAGTATAAAAACTGCAGTCTTTGCATGACAGTCACTTGAACACTAGGTTTGGTGTTATTTCTCtttttgatttcttttctattgAATGCTGGTTTTCCTAAACCTTTCTCTTATCTATTTTACCAGCTTTGTTAAGTGCATATAATATTTTTGTCCCGAGATGATGCTGGCAATGGCAGTGTACATGACAAAGATTATAGCTATGAAAATGTGGATGATATAATATGGAAATGATGATGATATTTCTACGGCATGCTTTTGTATCAAGCTCATTGTTGTCAATGCAGGGTGATTGATATTTATATTAACTACAGTATAAGAATATTCATTAGTATGAGACTGCTTGACTTCAGAGAAGCACTTGCAATATTAGACAAATATGCATGGGATAGCTGATTTTACATACCACCATAGATGTTGATTTATGCTTTGCAAATGCTCAAAACACCTGGATGGCCAATAAAATTGTGGGGTTTATCAGATGTTTGTTTTTGAGCAAAGAACTGTTTTCTTTCACTTATATCATTGCTCTAATGGAAACAGTGCCGAATAGTTTCTCTGAAGTTGAGTTTTCTCACAGTAGCCCTCTTGatagttttgtttttctgtataAGATAATATTCTCTTTAATTTCTGATGATTCTTACTCTTGTTATTGCTCTCTTCTCAAACATGCTCTGTGTATTCCCTGACTTAAGCAAATGtgttcagaagttataaataAATGAGATGATTTAAATACCGAAGAATTGTTTGCACATGACTTTTTACAGTTGAAATGGTTTTTGTACAGTAACCATGATcacataggtgtcatttacactggggatgctggggacatgtccccaccactttttgaaatgactgattttgtccccaccactttttgaaaccatttggttaaaatgttctgaaaaatcaagcaatacctgtgcgacatacactgcaaaaatgactttcctacttttgtattattttcagtagaaatatttaaacattcttaaattaagatgctttctcttgatgtgcaaaatgacctaagaaaataagtctagtttttagactaaaaatatgaaatttgagtaattttgtgcataaaacaagcaaaaaaataaaaataatctgccaatgggttaagaaaaaaatcttgaacttttttctaaaaaacactaaattcaagaaaaatgcaaaaatttgcttaccccatttttgtttatgcacaagatcacttaaatttcatatttttggtgtcattttgctcatcaagaaaatacatcttgatttaaaaattttttagatatttctactgaaaacaagacaaaaatactaagtaagaaagtcatttctttgcagtgcacactgcaaaaaattattttcaagaaaaaaattcttagtatttttgtcttgctttcagtaaaaatatctaaaaatgtattaaattaagatcaattaagtctagtttttaaaccaaaaatataaaatttaagtgatttgagtataaaacaagcaaaaaaatctgccaatggggtaagcaaatttttcctgaatttagtgtttaataaaaattttcaagattattttgcttaccccattggcagatttttttgcttgtttaatgcacaaaatcacttaaatttgatatttttggtctaaaaactagacttattttcttgggtcgttttgctcattaagaaaatgcatcttaatttaagaatttttcgatatttttactgaaaacaagacaaaaatactaagaattttttttctagaaaataattttttgcagtgtatgtctggttttgtggtcccGGTTCATCTAAGTTGCATTGTgtgcttatggtgtgtttttTGCCCATTTTTTTATGCGtcattattcaatatttttcctgtcctgctgtaatgttttttcatctgatcttttgtccccaccacttttcaacacaaactgacgcccctgcatGATCATAAAAAGCCTAGGAATAGACTTTAAAAAACGAATAAATGCCTAGTGTAAATATTAGGGATGCATCAATGCAAAATTTCTGTGgcggaaaacatggaagtgtttggtggcttctagattcatccctgtttggatcctaaggaattaatggggctaggctaaatgctaacacattcacaatgcgctgtacaaagattaagtgcactaattgaataaagataggtatgtattacattgtctaagttgaggtaagaacatagtaaaatatagaaaaacggtggtgttttcctttaataaattcaaatcatcatcaaataaattacattgtaaaaatgaataaaaaaaatcacaatcaTAAATTTCATAAAATAACACAATCGGTATCAGTATCACAATCAAATGTCTagtcaaaaaaatgtatatggaTTGCTTCAGGCCAGCTTAACTAATCTCTCGCTGGCCTCCCAAAGTTTTTTGGCAACTCCAGGGTCTCTAGCGAAGGTTCGCAGGGGAGCCGGACGACAGTCGCTAAAGTATCCTCCATTGTGCTGGACAACCTCATCTGATACTGCGCAGTACACAACAGTCTGAGCGCCAGTCTCGCAGGAAACAAAGAACATGAACATCACCACCTGCATCACGATCCGGTACAGAACTGAGAAATGACAGGTCCAGTTACTTTGAACGTAACCTGAATAAGTAAACAAAACGACAAACATTAAAAGCATTAACAAGACAGCTGAATGCTGGTTTTTGAACTGAAAAATAAACTGCACAATTATTGGTTCAGATAATTATTGATGCTACTGTAGCTGAGACTTTTGAGTATGCACTTGGCCACAAGTAATAATATCCTAGCAATGCCAGTTAAGGATCCACTTAGTGGTTAGAACTCACTCAATcagattatttttatatttttcatctaGTCTAAGACTAGACTTTTATATCTCACCAGGGTGAACCGCATACGCCGTCACTCCTTTCCCCTCCATCATGCGAGCCAACTCCTGTGTGAAGTAAATGTTGGCCAGCTTACTACGACAGTAGGTGAAAAATGGGAAGAGGTTGTAGTTTAGATCCTGAAAGTCAAGCTTCTGGTACTTGTAGCTCGAGCAGGTGAGCGTTATCACCCTGCTGGGGGAGCTTTCTTTCAACCGCGGGAGGAGAAGGTTGGTCAATAGGAAATGCCCCAGGTGGTTCACGCCAAAACACATGGAGAAATTATCATCAGTCCAGTCCAGGACACTAGGCATGCctgaaagtaaaaaaacaatGAGCAGACCTTTTCACCATTGACATGGGATGGTTGTATATTACCTGTTGCAAAAACTAATGCTGATGATGGGAAGAACATTACATTTAccttacatacagtacatgcatttggcagatgcttttatccaactCAACCTATACATTattgggatcaaacccatgacatttAGGATGCAGTTTTATGGTTCAAAAAGTGATAGAACGTCAAACATCACTATTACTCAAAGTTTGGAATTTGGAAAAGCCCCAAACCCCAAGTTTAATAACTATTTTAGCAAGAAACTTACTGAAGAAGGGACCAAATCCTTTTCATTTGGGACAGTAAAAAAGCCCTCAACCGCTTAGCAATCACCTGCATTATTGATCAGAATATCCAGCCGCTTTTCCCGCTGTAAGAAGGCTTTACCGAAATCTCGTATGGATTTCATATTGGCCAGGTCGACCTCCATATAAAGCACATTCATGTTGTGGCTCCTGGCTTTGATCTCCCGAACTGCCTTCTTTGCTTTCTCCTCATCTCTGCAGGCGATGATGACCCGAGCACCTCGCAGAGCCAATGCTACAGCTGTTTCCTTCCCGATACCAGCATTCCCACCTGAAACACGTACATGTTACTGGAAATCAATGTGGGTTTTCCTAGCACCATTTATTGATTCACAGGAATATTGGACCTTATTCCAGAAGGATTTAATGGTGTTCTGTTGGTTCTCATCCACCAGACAACGTCACACCATAAGACCCCAACACATTACCAGTTGAGACCATTATAGTCTCCATTAAATCCATCACAATTCCCAGTATTATCATTAAATACATTAGAATTTTTGTAATGGTTCCTAATGTTTCTCAGCAAGGTTGATTTACACCATTTAAACACATATTCAACGTCTCATTCCCTAGGACTTTGCAAGCAATGACATCTCGTATATAGAATAACGATCCATATTCAGTTTGATTGATTTGAATCACTTGTATAAGCAAGCGTTATGTTACTACAGTATGtggctaaataaataaagtgaagaCTCACCAGTAATAAGAACCGTTTTCCCATCCAGTCGCTTCACATCCATGCAGAACCTTCTTCGTTTTAACCATTTCAATATCAAAAAGCACAAAAGTGCCGATAATATAGTGTATAACAGATACATGGTGATGGTAGCTAAGCCAAGCCAAGTCAGTGCAAGACACAACCGACCCCCTTACTACCTACCAATATACTATAGCATTCAATCACACGCTTGccataaataatatatttttaaattcatgCAAAAATGCGTAAAAAGAAACCATGAAAGTTAGGGATCGTACATTTAAATCCCAATGTAACAAAATTTTAGCTGGTAACCTAGCCACCGTTCGtgtcgctctcgcggtattttgaGGTCATACGCCGCttggtctgcgcagcgccgcatgacgTCGAACCATCTACTACGTTAATTATGCAATCATCCGTTCCGGTAGAGGGCAGAGGAGCCCTTGACTTATGTTTATTACACACACTGTATCGTTGTAGAATGAGGAGCTGAGTTCTTTTTGGTTCACATGTAAGACAGGGAACTGTAGGTGCAGTTAGTTGGTGTGAAACCTGAATTTAATGCAACTATGACAGTTACACATTTTTCAGGTGGGAAGGTGGATGCAGTTCTTAATTATTTCCTTTCGGATAATCATGTATCATCCGATGTCAAAGACACGCTGAAGATTTTCTTGGTGAAGCTCACAGAAAATCTCAGGTAAGTGGCTGTTATAGATAGTGGTAACATTTAATagcattttattaacattttattaatatatttagtGGACCACACTACATAATTGTACtggtatttgtatttgtattaaccatagtaaacacaaataaatgataCAAGTAGTACATGTTCAGTTCAGTACActttttactataataaaaccatggttaatttttttgCGTAGAAAATAGATTTGAGTGGCTTTTAAACATTTACTTACAAGTGTCCTGAATGTGTGCTGAATGATGGCAGGTGTACAGGGAAACGGAGCAGGGAGAGATCACTGGAGGAGGCATCACAGATCCTGCAGAAGATCCCAAAAGAAGTTCTTCATTCCTTACAGAGCGCTGCTCTTCATCAGCTCGTTCAGCTTCTCTTAGCTTTACAGTTTGAAGCGGTCACCACTTCATCAGTCTGCCGCAAATTAGACCAGGTAATTTTCACCTTTGGATTTATTAACAAATAAACTGTATTCCgtttttttcctttaaatgtaACTCTCATTGCTATTACAGATGGTTCAAGTCTTGGTGGAAATAAACCAGTCAGTTGTCTTTGAGGAGGTTCAACAATGTCTTCACAAGTTATTGCACCAAGAACAGGTATGAATGTTCAGTATGTGGTTGTATATCGGTATGCTTTGCTTTTGAGTGATGATGATTTTTTCTTTGCAGGTTTTCTCTTTACAAGACCTTCAGATAGGTGAGTAATGAATTATTGGTTCAGTTAATTGTTCACAACTGTGCAATATTTTACTGCTACTGTGTTATTTATTCTAGTTTATTACATGGCTGTCTggaatacttgattctgattggtcagttgctACTTTCCGAAACACCCAGCCAATCTGGGTACTGCAAGTCATCTTGACTGGTACTACTTATATGGTTAATGTATCAGTCCGCTGTCCTTTGTCTCATGCAAGGTTTGAATTTGTTGCAAAtgagctaataaaatatttcagtcaGCATTTCAAgtccatttttttttgtcacgTTGCATGTAGCTGTGAAATAAATGGGATAATTAACACCCGATCCAGcagattgttttttttaaaataaacctaAAATATTTGTGTTAACAATCGCCTTTGTACATCATCCCTTACTTGTTTAACTTCTTAAAATAATATATCCTGtgttgtatattttaatataatgtgtGTCTCATGGCAGCATGTATGTTCTTGGAGGACAGCGCTGTTGGACGAGAGGTCTTGAAGGAAGAATGCACCACCCTGCTTAGTAAAGTTGCCGATCTGATTCCTGTTGTTATGTCAAATGAAACGGCACGAAATGAGCTGCTGTGTTACCAGACCGTCAAGGTGAAAATTTTGAAGATTACTTGACCGCACAGAATTTGCAAGATGTTGTTCTGTATGCTGACTGCATCAGTATCTCCTCTCTCAGGTCTGTTTGCAGGTATTTCAGCTGCTTCCTGGGCAGGTGGCACCACTGGTCTTGAGTAAGGACAGTGTCAATACAAGTGTGAGAGATATTGTGGAATTCCTGATGAACATCATCTTAGGAGAGGTTGGTGCTTGCTGGAAAACCGTTTAGATTGTTAGGATGGATGTCGGATGGGTGTGTCCTATGCATTGCGTGAATCCTAGCATGAATTATGTTTTCCAATAATTTCCTCAGATTTCCAGCAGAGACACACGGTTGTTGGCAGGCACTGCGGTTGCTATGGTGATTACCACAATGACAGATATTCAGGGTGCTCAATCAGCTGGCTGGAGTCTCCTGAAAGTCACCAAAAGAGGTGAACTACAGTCTTTATACAGTGTTTAGTATTGGTTAACCAGTATGGGTTTCTAGTGGGCGATATTGAGAAAACGATGCAACACTATTTTAATGAAAGTGTAGTGAAACAAATACAGAAAACATCTAGTGAacctaaataaatatttattgtgctttggataaaagcgtctgctaaaatGCCTAAATGCATGGCGTGCTTAGCTTAGTCAGCAGGGTGTAGCTTAGCATCAAAACAGACTTCAAGACATTAAAACGTATAGCATAACATCACATTTAAAAAGCGGATGTTGATAATTTGGTCATTTTACTGTTTGTCAAATGCTGACTTTTAAGGAGTATATAAAGAAGGAACAAATTTATCTGATAttgcataataaaaaaatgaatgtcgACTGATATATCGGCTACATTTCTGTCTACCATTTCTGTTTTGCTGTGTAATCTTCTGCAAATACACTAgccaacatttgaagtggatcaaaaactttcataaaagttgtcttaaaatttTTAACAATACTCATTctttcttgtcttaggacaacttttttgatccacttcaaatgttgactagtgtactAGTGTAGACTAGAGCACAAAAACTGTCTGCATGCTGTTTCAATAATTTAGAATATCataatttcatatttaatacatttataagtaaatgggggtgtgacgagacactttaTTCACAGGACGAGACACGAGATTGTGTTCATTAAAATAagatgagatttttttttttagacatCCTCAATgattaaatgaatgaatgggaaacttaaatcacattattttaaaatgttttaactaatctaggactgtccctaacaattattttgctaattgataatgaagtaatttgatatttttgttgaATAAAAATAGTCCCAAGTAAGCAATAacctttaaaataaaggttttacattatacataataatgacgatgcaataataattg
Coding sequences within it:
- the LOC135732535 gene encoding retinol dehydrogenase 11; the protein is MYLLYTILSALLCFLILKWLKRRRFCMDVKRLDGKTVLITGGNAGIGKETAVALALRGARVIIACRDEEKAKKAVREIKARSHNMNVLYMEVDLANMKSIRDFGKAFLQREKRLDILINNAGMPSVLDWTDDNFSMCFGVNHLGHFLLTNLLLPRLKESSPSRVITLTCSSYKYQKLDFQDLNYNLFPFFTYCRSKLANIYFTQELARMMEGKGVTAYAVHPGYVQSNWTCHFSVLYRIVMQVVMFMFFVSCETGAQTVVYCAVSDEVVQHNGGYFSDCRPAPLRTFARDPGVAKKLWEASERLVKLA